A single Xylanimonas cellulosilytica DSM 15894 DNA region contains:
- a CDS encoding ABC transporter substrate-binding protein, protein MRSKITAAVASAAVAGLLLTACGGGGDNGPAEGATGDTTPTVGAPLTIAKPDGAITTENNNPWLGDSSANKLGYKNVVFEPLAFVNPVGKNETTPMLAEKVEWNDDYTQVRLTPRAGVTWNDGEEFTADDIVFTFNLIKDTPALDTGNLQLTEVAKDGDDVVLSFGESKFVKQAQALHVNIVPEHIWKDVEDPTTFANDGDPVGTGPYVLESFTSQSVTMTARDDYWGGDLAVPTLYYVSYNDNTALTTALANGDADWAQAFISNIENAYLDKDPEHNVFWAANVMAPDVLFVNHQKKPFSDLAFRKAVNMVIDRPAHTEIARENAGPVLTSVTGLPTPVGEQYIASEYEGAEFSMDVDGARKVLEDAGYTWDGDTLIDPDGETVTFTLQVPQGWNDYVTGISLIADQVSKTLGADAKVDTPDVDTWWAAKRNGDFDAIMHWTDSGTTPYDLYSDTMDGRWLLVGDEVDYNFGRYIDDEATALLNTYATSSSDEERTAALDQIQKIFVEQVPVIPVGTHPVLGEYNTRNYVGWPNEDDQYATADPLQVSVPLILTKLKPAS, encoded by the coding sequence ATGAGGTCGAAGATCACTGCGGCGGTGGCGTCCGCCGCCGTAGCAGGCCTTCTCCTGACCGCCTGCGGTGGCGGCGGGGACAACGGGCCCGCGGAGGGCGCGACCGGGGACACCACCCCCACGGTCGGCGCACCGCTGACCATCGCCAAGCCGGACGGCGCGATCACCACGGAGAACAACAACCCGTGGCTCGGCGACTCGTCCGCCAACAAGCTCGGCTACAAGAACGTGGTCTTCGAGCCGCTCGCGTTCGTCAACCCGGTGGGCAAGAACGAGACCACGCCCATGCTCGCCGAGAAGGTCGAGTGGAACGACGACTACACGCAGGTGCGCCTCACCCCGCGCGCCGGCGTCACGTGGAACGACGGCGAGGAGTTCACCGCCGACGACATCGTCTTCACGTTCAACCTGATCAAGGACACCCCGGCCCTCGACACGGGCAACCTCCAGCTCACCGAGGTCGCCAAGGACGGCGACGACGTCGTGCTGTCCTTCGGCGAGTCGAAGTTCGTCAAGCAGGCGCAGGCGCTGCACGTCAACATCGTCCCCGAGCACATCTGGAAGGACGTCGAGGACCCGACGACGTTCGCCAACGACGGCGACCCCGTCGGCACCGGCCCGTACGTGCTGGAGAGCTTCACCTCCCAGTCCGTCACCATGACCGCCCGCGACGACTACTGGGGCGGCGACCTCGCCGTGCCGACGCTGTACTACGTCTCGTACAACGACAACACCGCGCTGACCACCGCGCTCGCCAACGGCGACGCCGACTGGGCACAGGCGTTCATCTCCAACATCGAGAACGCCTACCTCGACAAGGACCCGGAGCACAACGTGTTCTGGGCGGCCAACGTGATGGCCCCGGACGTGCTGTTCGTCAACCACCAGAAGAAGCCGTTCAGCGACCTCGCCTTCCGCAAGGCCGTGAACATGGTCATCGACCGCCCGGCCCACACCGAGATCGCCCGGGAGAACGCCGGCCCGGTGCTCACCTCCGTGACCGGCCTGCCCACCCCCGTCGGCGAGCAGTACATCGCCTCCGAGTACGAGGGTGCCGAGTTCTCGATGGACGTCGACGGCGCCCGCAAGGTCCTCGAGGACGCCGGCTACACCTGGGACGGCGACACGCTCATCGACCCCGACGGCGAGACCGTCACCTTCACGCTCCAGGTCCCGCAGGGCTGGAACGACTACGTCACCGGCATCAGCCTCATCGCCGACCAGGTCAGCAAGACCCTCGGCGCGGACGCCAAGGTGGACACCCCCGACGTCGACACCTGGTGGGCCGCCAAGCGCAACGGCGACTTCGACGCCATCATGCACTGGACCGACAGCGGCACCACCCCGTACGACCTGTACTCCGACACCATGGACGGCCGCTGGCTGCTCGTCGGTGACGAGGTGGACTACAACTTCGGCCGCTACATCGACGACGAGGCGACCGCGCTGCTGAACACGTACGCGACGTCGTCCAGCGACGAGGAGCGCACCGCGGCGCTCGACCAGATCCAGAAGATCTTCGTCGAGCAGGTGCCGGTCATCCCCGTGGGCACCCACCCGGTGCTGGGTGAGTACAACACCCGCAACTACGTGGGCTGGCCGAACGAGGACGACCAGTACGCGACGGCCGACCCCCTGCAGGTCTCCGTCCCGCTGATCCTCACGAAGCTCAAGCCCGCGAGCTGA
- a CDS encoding TetR/AcrR family transcriptional regulator, translating into MSSSRSERRERPQTQARRAEIIRAATATFGAKGYNRGPLTEIADQVGMTHAGILHHFGSKNALLLEVLQYRDDSDVEKLPDHHIPGGTELFRHLVRTAFLNAQRAGIVQAFAVLSAESVTDDHPARSYFEERYANLRREVTEAFRVMCEEAGVTAPATVEMASASILAVMDGLQVQWLLDPTALDLGEASAFAIEAIVAQVLTPRSTLL; encoded by the coding sequence ATGAGTTCGAGCAGGTCAGAGCGCCGCGAGCGCCCGCAGACGCAGGCACGGCGGGCGGAGATCATCCGCGCTGCGACGGCGACGTTCGGGGCGAAGGGCTACAACCGGGGCCCGCTGACCGAGATCGCCGACCAGGTCGGGATGACGCACGCCGGGATCCTGCACCACTTCGGCTCCAAGAACGCGCTGCTGCTCGAGGTGCTGCAGTACCGCGACGACTCCGACGTCGAGAAGCTGCCCGACCACCACATCCCCGGCGGCACCGAGCTGTTCCGCCACCTGGTGCGCACCGCGTTCCTCAACGCCCAGCGCGCCGGCATCGTGCAGGCGTTCGCGGTGCTCTCGGCGGAGTCCGTGACGGACGACCACCCCGCACGCTCGTACTTCGAGGAGCGGTACGCCAACCTGCGCCGCGAGGTGACCGAAGCCTTCCGGGTCATGTGCGAGGAGGCCGGCGTCACCGCGCCGGCGACCGTCGAGATGGCGTCGGCGTCGATCCTGGCCGTCATGGACGGCCTCCAGGTCCAGTGGCTCCTGGACCCCACGGCCCTGGACCTCGGCGAGGCCAGCGCCTTCGCGATCGAGGCGATCGTCGCCCAGGTCCTGACGCCGCGCTCCACGCTGCTCTGA
- a CDS encoding class II fumarate hydratase, translated as MTHDIAVGSLAEEPEFRIEHDTMGEVRVPAQALYRAQTQRAVENFPISGTPLERGHIEALARVKKAAARANAELGVLDQDVADAIVAAADEVAGGAHDAHFPVDVYQTGSGTSSNMNTNEVLATLATRRLGKDVHPNDHVNASQSSNDVFPTSVHVAATSGVVNDLVPALTHLAEALGAKATEFATVVKSGRTHLMDATPVTLGQEFGGYAAAVRYGVERLEAALPRAAEVPLGGTAVGTGINTPAGFPQRVIALLREDTGLPLSEARDHFEAQSARDGLVELSGALRTIAVSITKICNDLRWMGSGPNTGLGEIFLPDLQPGSSIMPGKVNPVVPEAVLMVCARVIGNDATVAWAGASGSFELNVQIPVIAQGVLESIRLLANASRVLADKTVVGIEANVAKARAYAESSPSIVTPLNRVIGYESAAKVAKHAVKEGVTVREAVVALGFVERGEVTEAQLDAALDVLSMTRPPTA; from the coding sequence ATGACCCACGACATCGCCGTCGGCAGCCTTGCCGAGGAGCCAGAGTTCCGCATCGAGCACGACACCATGGGCGAGGTCCGCGTCCCGGCGCAGGCTCTCTACCGTGCGCAGACGCAGCGTGCCGTGGAGAACTTCCCGATCTCGGGCACACCGCTGGAGCGCGGCCACATCGAGGCGCTCGCCCGCGTCAAGAAGGCCGCCGCGCGCGCGAACGCGGAGCTGGGCGTGCTGGACCAGGACGTCGCGGACGCGATCGTCGCGGCCGCGGACGAGGTGGCGGGCGGGGCGCACGACGCGCACTTCCCGGTCGACGTGTACCAGACGGGCTCGGGGACGTCGTCGAACATGAACACCAACGAGGTGCTCGCGACGCTGGCCACGCGCCGCCTCGGCAAGGACGTCCACCCGAACGACCACGTCAACGCCTCGCAGTCCTCCAACGACGTCTTCCCGACGTCGGTGCACGTGGCGGCGACGTCCGGTGTCGTGAACGACCTGGTGCCGGCGCTGACGCACCTGGCGGAGGCCCTGGGCGCCAAGGCGACCGAGTTCGCGACGGTCGTGAAGTCGGGCCGCACGCACCTCATGGACGCCACCCCGGTGACGCTGGGGCAGGAGTTCGGCGGGTACGCCGCCGCGGTGCGCTACGGCGTGGAGCGCCTGGAGGCCGCGCTGCCCCGCGCCGCCGAGGTCCCGCTGGGCGGCACCGCCGTCGGCACGGGCATCAACACGCCCGCGGGCTTCCCGCAGCGGGTGATCGCGCTGCTGCGCGAGGACACCGGCCTGCCCCTTTCGGAGGCGCGCGACCACTTCGAGGCGCAGTCGGCGCGCGACGGCCTCGTGGAGCTGTCGGGTGCGCTGCGCACCATCGCGGTGTCGATCACCAAGATCTGCAACGACCTGCGGTGGATGGGCTCCGGCCCCAACACGGGCCTGGGTGAGATCTTCCTGCCCGACCTGCAGCCCGGGTCCTCGATCATGCCCGGCAAGGTCAACCCGGTGGTGCCCGAGGCCGTGCTCATGGTGTGCGCGCGCGTGATCGGCAACGACGCCACCGTCGCGTGGGCGGGCGCGAGCGGGTCCTTCGAGCTGAACGTGCAGATCCCGGTGATCGCGCAGGGCGTGCTCGAGTCGATCCGGCTGCTGGCCAACGCGTCGCGCGTGCTGGCCGACAAGACCGTCGTCGGTATCGAGGCGAACGTGGCCAAGGCGCGCGCCTACGCGGAGTCGTCGCCGTCGATCGTCACCCCGCTCAACCGGGTGATCGGCTACGAGTCGGCGGCGAAGGTCGCCAAGCACGCGGTCAAGGAGGGCGTCACGGTCCGCGAGGCCGTGGTCGCGCTGGGCTTCGTGGAGCGCGGTGAGGTCACGGAGGCGCAGCTCGACGCTGCGCTGGACGTGCTGTCGATGACCCGCCCGCCGACCGCCTGA
- a CDS encoding carbonic anhydrase — MSTHEPAALTGVIPTIPTPADPSPKVPATRTPTDSWAALRVGNDRFVAGEPEHPSQSVDRRRELASSQHPHTVIFGCSDSRVAAEIIFDQGLGDVFVVRTAGHVVDTTVIGSIEYGTELLGASLVVVLGHDLCGAIAATAHTLATGEQPPGFVRAVVDKVIPSVAGLTAAAHTTHDDGAAIYDPDVLRTVHVRHTVEMLAGYSAALHERIEKGSLAIVGVEYDLAEGNARLVHVLGDVGEEPQA, encoded by the coding sequence ATGAGCACGCACGAGCCCGCAGCGCTGACCGGTGTCATCCCGACGATCCCGACGCCCGCGGACCCGTCGCCCAAGGTCCCGGCCACCCGCACCCCGACGGACTCGTGGGCCGCGCTGCGCGTCGGCAACGACCGCTTCGTCGCGGGCGAGCCCGAGCACCCGTCGCAGAGCGTCGACCGGCGTCGGGAGCTGGCCTCCTCGCAGCACCCGCACACGGTGATCTTCGGGTGCTCGGACTCTCGCGTGGCCGCGGAGATCATCTTCGACCAGGGCCTGGGCGACGTGTTCGTGGTCCGCACGGCCGGTCACGTCGTCGACACGACCGTCATCGGCTCGATCGAGTACGGCACCGAGCTGCTGGGCGCGTCCCTCGTCGTCGTGCTCGGGCACGACCTGTGCGGTGCCATCGCCGCGACGGCGCACACGCTCGCCACGGGCGAGCAGCCGCCGGGGTTCGTGCGCGCGGTGGTCGACAAGGTGATCCCGTCGGTCGCAGGGCTGACGGCGGCCGCGCACACCACGCACGACGACGGTGCGGCGATCTACGACCCGGACGTGCTGCGCACCGTCCACGTGCGGCACACGGTCGAGATGCTCGCCGGGTACAGCGCGGCCCTGCACGAGCGCATCGAGAAGGGCAGCCTGGCGATCGTCGGCGTCGAGTACGACCTCGCCGAGGGCAACGCCCGGCTGGTGCACGTGCTGGGCGACGTGGGCGAGGAGCCGCAGGCCTGA
- a CDS encoding exodeoxyribonuclease VII small subunit, which translates to MSASTGPDLSALPDPASLGYEQARDELLAVVQRLEAGGEPLETSLALWERGEALAARCQQWLDGARERLDAAAGPARPAADGAGMDA; encoded by the coding sequence GTGAGCGCATCGACCGGTCCTGATCTGTCCGCCCTGCCGGACCCTGCCTCGCTCGGCTACGAGCAAGCCCGCGACGAGCTCCTCGCCGTCGTGCAGCGCCTGGAGGCCGGCGGTGAGCCGCTGGAGACGTCGCTCGCGCTCTGGGAGCGCGGCGAGGCCCTCGCGGCGCGCTGCCAGCAGTGGCTCGACGGCGCCCGGGAGCGGCTCGACGCCGCGGCCGGCCCGGCCCGTCCGGCCGCCGACGGCGCGGGGATGGACGCATGA
- a CDS encoding ABC-F family ATP-binding cassette domain-containing protein, whose amino-acid sequence MGHLEVAHVEHVLPDGRTLLDDVSFRVGEGTITALVGPNGAGKTTLLRIITGELTPSAGSVAMSGGLGVMPQFVGSVRDESTVRDLLVSVAPPHIRDAARAVDAAETAMLERDDEPTQMAYAQALADWADARGYEAETTWDECTMAAFGIPYEKAQWRQVRTLSGGEQKRLVLEALLRGPDEVLLLDEPDNYLDVPGKRWLEKQLRVTRKTVLFVSHDRELLARAAERIVALEPAPSGAEAWVHGGSFATFHDARKERFARFEELRRRWDEKHAQLKKLVVTLRQAAAVSHAMASRYAAAQTRLAKFEEAGPPPEPPRDQDITMRLRGGRTGLRAVTCERLELTGLMKPFDLEVFYGERVAVLGSNGSGKSHFLRLLAGQDVAHTGAWKLGARVVPGHFAQTHAHPELFGRTLVEILWTDHSLPLGPAMSSLRRYELTVAAERPFEKLSGGQQARFQILQLELSGCTALLLDEPTDNLDLESAEALQDGLEAFEGTVLAVTHDRWFARTFDRYLVFGSDGVVRETPEPVWDERRVVRER is encoded by the coding sequence ATGGGTCATCTTGAGGTCGCGCACGTCGAGCACGTGCTCCCGGACGGGCGCACGCTGCTCGACGACGTCTCGTTCCGGGTGGGGGAGGGCACGATCACGGCGCTCGTCGGCCCCAACGGGGCGGGGAAGACGACGCTGCTGCGCATCATCACGGGCGAGCTCACGCCGTCGGCCGGCTCGGTCGCCATGAGCGGCGGGCTCGGCGTCATGCCCCAGTTCGTCGGCTCCGTCCGCGACGAGTCCACCGTCCGCGACCTGCTCGTCTCCGTCGCCCCGCCGCACATCCGCGACGCCGCCCGCGCCGTCGACGCCGCCGAGACGGCCATGCTGGAACGCGACGACGAACCCACCCAGATGGCGTACGCGCAGGCGCTCGCGGACTGGGCCGACGCGCGCGGCTACGAGGCCGAGACCACGTGGGACGAGTGCACGATGGCGGCGTTCGGCATCCCGTACGAGAAGGCGCAGTGGCGGCAGGTGCGCACGCTGTCGGGCGGCGAGCAGAAGCGGCTGGTGCTGGAGGCGTTGCTGCGCGGCCCGGACGAGGTGCTGCTGCTCGACGAGCCCGACAACTACCTAGACGTTCCCGGTAAGCGTTGGTTGGAGAAGCAGCTGCGGGTCACCCGCAAGACCGTGCTGTTCGTCAGCCACGACCGCGAGCTCCTGGCCCGGGCCGCGGAGCGGATCGTCGCGCTCGAACCCGCGCCCTCGGGGGCCGAGGCGTGGGTGCACGGCGGCTCGTTCGCCACGTTCCACGACGCCCGCAAGGAGCGGTTCGCCCGGTTCGAGGAGCTGCGCCGTCGCTGGGACGAGAAGCACGCCCAGCTCAAGAAGCTGGTCGTGACGCTGCGGCAGGCCGCCGCCGTGTCGCACGCGATGGCGTCGCGGTACGCCGCGGCGCAGACGCGCCTGGCCAAGTTCGAGGAGGCCGGCCCGCCGCCCGAGCCGCCCCGCGACCAGGACATCACGATGCGGCTGCGGGGCGGGCGCACCGGCCTGCGCGCCGTGACCTGCGAGAGGCTCGAGCTCACCGGCCTCATGAAGCCGTTCGACCTGGAGGTCTTCTACGGCGAGCGCGTCGCGGTGCTCGGGTCGAACGGGTCGGGCAAGTCGCACTTCCTGCGGCTGCTCGCCGGGCAGGACGTCGCGCACACGGGCGCGTGGAAGCTCGGCGCGCGCGTCGTCCCCGGCCACTTCGCGCAGACGCACGCCCACCCCGAGCTGTTCGGGCGCACGCTCGTCGAGATCCTGTGGACCGACCACTCGCTGCCGCTGGGCCCGGCGATGTCGTCGCTGCGCCGCTACGAGCTCACCGTGGCGGCCGAGCGGCCCTTCGAGAAGCTCTCGGGCGGCCAGCAGGCCCGCTTCCAGATCCTGCAGCTCGAGCTGTCCGGCTGCACCGCCCTGCTGCTCGACGAGCCCACCGACAACCTCGACCTCGAGTCGGCCGAGGCGCTCCAGGACGGGCTCGAGGCGTTCGAGGGCACGGTGCTCGCGGTCACCCACGACCGGTGGTTCGCGCGGACCTTCGACCGCTACCTGGTGTTCGGCTCCGACGGCGTCGTGCGCGAGACGCCGGAGCCCGTCTGGGACGAGCGCCGCGTCGTGCGCGAGCGCTGA
- the xseA gene encoding exodeoxyribonuclease VII large subunit, which translates to MTAPASAPLTTPDAPWSVAVVSEKIRGWIARLGDVWVEGQVVQFTERPGSWMQYLTLRDVEAEASLSVKIPSRALATSTARIEKGARVLVHAKPDFWTGNGSFALLADEVRPVGVGELLARIEHLRRILAAEGLFDESRKTRLPFLPHVVGLVTGRNSDAKHDVMKNALLRWPQVRFEVREVAVQGPSAVREVKAAIAELDARPEVEVVVVARGGGALEDLLPFSDESLVRAAAACRTPLVSAIGHEQDCPLLDLVADLRASTPTDAAKRVVPDVAEERRRVEQARRTMRHALRARLDREQHGLDGVRSRPVLARPESMIEHREREIAYRVTHARHVLNAALLRASGEIGRLEAQVRALSPASTLERGYAVVQRPDGHVVRSPDDAAPGTGVRLRLAAGELAATVDG; encoded by the coding sequence GTGACCGCGCCAGCCTCCGCTCCCCTCACCACGCCCGACGCCCCCTGGTCGGTGGCCGTCGTCTCCGAGAAGATCCGCGGCTGGATCGCCCGCCTGGGCGACGTGTGGGTCGAGGGGCAGGTCGTGCAGTTCACCGAACGACCGGGCTCGTGGATGCAGTACCTGACGTTGCGCGACGTCGAGGCCGAGGCGTCGCTGTCGGTGAAGATCCCGAGCCGGGCCCTGGCCACGAGCACGGCGCGGATCGAGAAGGGCGCGCGCGTCCTGGTGCACGCCAAGCCGGACTTCTGGACGGGGAACGGATCGTTCGCGCTGCTGGCGGACGAGGTGCGGCCGGTCGGCGTGGGTGAGCTGCTCGCCCGGATCGAGCACCTGCGCCGCATCCTGGCCGCCGAAGGGCTGTTCGACGAGTCCCGCAAGACCCGGCTCCCCTTCCTGCCGCACGTGGTCGGGCTGGTCACGGGCCGCAACTCGGACGCGAAGCACGACGTGATGAAGAACGCCCTGCTCCGCTGGCCGCAGGTGCGCTTCGAGGTGCGCGAGGTGGCCGTCCAGGGCCCGAGTGCCGTCCGCGAGGTCAAGGCCGCGATCGCCGAGCTCGACGCGCGGCCCGAGGTCGAGGTCGTCGTCGTCGCTCGCGGTGGCGGCGCCCTGGAGGACCTGCTGCCGTTCAGCGACGAGTCGCTGGTGCGCGCGGCGGCCGCGTGCCGCACCCCCCTGGTCTCCGCCATCGGGCACGAGCAGGACTGCCCGCTGCTCGACCTCGTCGCGGACCTGCGGGCGTCCACCCCCACCGACGCCGCCAAGCGCGTGGTGCCCGACGTCGCCGAGGAGCGCCGCCGCGTCGAGCAGGCGCGCAGGACGATGCGCCATGCCCTGCGGGCCCGGCTGGACCGCGAGCAGCACGGCCTTGACGGCGTCCGCTCCCGCCCGGTGCTCGCACGGCCCGAGTCGATGATCGAGCACCGCGAGCGCGAGATCGCCTACCGGGTCACGCACGCGCGGCACGTGCTCAACGCGGCGCTGCTGCGCGCCTCCGGTGAGATCGGGCGGCTCGAGGCGCAGGTCCGCGCGCTCTCGCCGGCGTCGACGCTCGAGCGCGGCTACGCCGTCGTCCAGCGTCCCGACGGGCACGTGGTCCGCTCCCCCGACGACGCCGCCCCCGGCACCGGCGTGCGGCTGCGGCTCGCGGCGGGCGAGCTCGCCGCGACCGTCGACGGCTGA
- a CDS encoding SDR family oxidoreductase yields the protein MGRVAVTGGTGTLGRTAVCALRAAGHDVVVMSRRTAPGLATADLLTGAGVEAAFTGADVVLHLATSRGTADRWQTQTVVDAVRETGGTARVVYTSIVGVDKVPSSYYRTKLRCEDLLHASGLRCAVVRVTQFHEFLGDFFASQRFSPVLLTPDVPVQPVHVRDAAAALVRVVSDDAVGRLPDVAGPQVLDGRTAARAYRDARGWHRPVLPVRLPGRAFRAYGAGHLCSPDAAVVDGVTFSGWLREQLGSAALT from the coding sequence ATGGGACGGGTCGCGGTGACCGGTGGGACCGGCACCCTGGGGCGGACGGCCGTGTGCGCGCTGCGCGCGGCCGGGCACGACGTCGTCGTCATGTCGCGGCGGACGGCGCCCGGGCTCGCGACGGCGGACCTGCTCACCGGCGCGGGGGTCGAGGCGGCGTTCACGGGTGCGGACGTGGTGCTGCACCTGGCGACCTCTCGCGGCACGGCGGACCGGTGGCAGACGCAGACCGTCGTCGACGCCGTGCGCGAGACGGGCGGCACCGCCCGCGTCGTCTACACGTCCATCGTCGGCGTCGACAAGGTCCCGTCGTCGTACTACCGCACGAAGCTGCGGTGCGAGGACCTGCTGCACGCCAGCGGGCTGCGGTGCGCGGTCGTGCGGGTCACGCAGTTCCACGAGTTCCTCGGCGACTTCTTCGCGTCCCAGCGGTTCTCGCCCGTGCTCCTCACGCCGGACGTGCCCGTCCAGCCGGTCCACGTGCGTGACGCGGCGGCCGCGCTGGTCCGGGTGGTGTCCGACGACGCCGTCGGTCGTCTGCCCGACGTCGCCGGGCCGCAGGTGCTCGACGGCCGCACCGCCGCGCGCGCCTACCGGGACGCGCGCGGCTGGCACCGGCCCGTGCTGCCCGTCCGTCTGCCGGGCCGCGCCTTCCGGGCGTACGGCGCCGGGCACCTGTGCTCCCCCGACGCCGCCGTCGTCGACGGCGTGACGTTCTCCGGGTGGCTCCGCGAGCAGCTCGGCTCGGCGGCGCTGACCTGA
- a CDS encoding 4-hydroxy-3-methylbut-2-enyl diphosphate reductase, producing the protein MTATPTVTPTKRVLLAAPRGYCAGVDRAVVAVEKALETYGAPVYVRKEIVHNKHVVETLRERGAIFVNETDEVPQGARLVFSAHGVSPAVRDAAAARSLETIDATCPLVTKVHKEAVRFAADDYDILLIGHTGHEEVEGTAGEAPDHVQVVNSPDEVDQVVVRDPAKVVWISQTTLSVDETMETVRRLRERFPSLQDPPSDDICYATQNRQVAVKKLAPSCDVVIVVGSANSSNSVRLVEVALQAGARASYRVDRAAEIEDAWLENAATVGVTSGASVPEILVRDVIAHLGTHGFGEVEEVRTATEELMFSLPKELRSSLKAAGRDVKHPRRENRRALPVAEA; encoded by the coding sequence GTGACCGCCACCCCCACCGTGACCCCCACCAAGCGTGTGCTGCTCGCCGCCCCGCGCGGCTACTGCGCCGGCGTCGATCGTGCCGTCGTCGCGGTCGAGAAGGCGCTCGAGACCTACGGGGCGCCGGTGTACGTGCGCAAGGAGATCGTGCACAACAAGCACGTCGTCGAGACGCTGCGCGAGCGCGGTGCGATCTTCGTCAACGAGACCGACGAGGTGCCGCAGGGCGCTCGCCTCGTGTTCTCCGCGCACGGCGTCTCGCCCGCGGTGCGCGACGCCGCGGCCGCCCGCTCGCTGGAGACGATCGACGCGACCTGCCCCCTGGTGACGAAGGTCCACAAGGAGGCCGTGCGGTTCGCGGCCGACGACTACGACATCCTGCTCATCGGCCACACCGGTCACGAGGAGGTCGAGGGCACCGCGGGCGAGGCGCCCGACCACGTGCAGGTCGTCAACAGCCCGGACGAGGTCGACCAGGTCGTGGTGCGCGATCCCGCCAAGGTCGTGTGGATCTCGCAGACCACGCTCTCCGTCGACGAGACCATGGAGACCGTCCGCCGCCTGCGCGAGCGGTTCCCGTCCCTGCAGGACCCGCCCAGCGACGACATCTGCTACGCGACCCAGAACCGCCAGGTCGCGGTCAAGAAGCTCGCGCCGTCGTGCGACGTCGTCATCGTCGTGGGCTCCGCGAACTCGTCGAACTCGGTGCGGCTCGTCGAGGTCGCGCTGCAGGCCGGCGCCCGCGCCTCCTACCGCGTGGACCGCGCCGCCGAGATCGAGGACGCCTGGCTCGAGAACGCGGCGACGGTGGGCGTGACGTCCGGCGCATCGGTTCCGGAGATCCTCGTGCGGGACGTCATCGCACACCTCGGCACCCACGGCTTCGGGGAGGTCGAGGAGGTGCGCACCGCGACGGAGGAGCTCATGTTCTCCCTGCCGAAGGAGCTGCGCTCCAGCCTCAAGGCCGCCGGGCGGGACGTGAAGCACCCGCGCCGGGAGAACCGTCGGGCGCTCCCGGTGGCGGAGGCCTGA